Part of the Meiothermus sp. QL-1 genome is shown below.
CCAGCCCCGACTGCCCGAAGCCCTCGTACTCCGAGGCCAGCAGGAAAAGGTCGGCGGCCCCTAGCACCTCCTCGGGGTTTTTGGCCGTGGCCAGCGAGGTCACCCCATCGTCCACCCCCAGGTTATGGGCGATGGATAGGGCCTCGGCCCGCTCGGGACCGGTGCCCAGGAGCACCAAGCGCGCCTTGAGCCGCTGGCGGACCTTGGCGTAGACGTGCACAATGTCGCCCACCCGCTTGACCGCACGGAAGTTGGAGGCATGGACCAGCAAGAACTCGTCCAGCGCCGCATAGAAGCGCTTGGCGGTGGGGTTGGGGCGGAACCGCTCGGTATCCACCGCGTTGTAGATGACGGTGGGGGAGACCCCGAAGGTGCGCTGGGCCTGCTGGGCCAGGTTGTGGGAGACCGCGGTGACCGCGGCGGCCTTTTTGAGGGCCCGGCTGGTGAGCTGCTGGTAGGCAGGGTCCCGGCCCAGGAGGGTCACGTCGGTGCCGTGCAGGGTGTGCACCAGGGGGATGCGCCCCTCGGCGGCCAGCTCGGCGGCCACCGCGTGGGGGATGGCGTAGTGGGTGTGGATAAGCTCCAGGCCCTCC
Proteins encoded:
- the bshA gene encoding N-acetyl-alpha-D-glucosaminyl L-malate synthase BshA, producing the protein MRIGMVCYPGLGGSGIVASELADRLARRGHQVFLFATEPPLRLPTDSPVRFVPVEVPHYPVFPAPLYTLALAGALERAIREEGLELIHTHYAIPHAVAAELAAEGRIPLVHTLHGTDVTLLGRDPAYQQLTSRALKKAAAVTAVSHNLAQQAQRTFGVSPTVIYNAVDTERFRPNPTAKRFYAALDEFLLVHASNFRAVKRVGDIVHVYAKVRQRLKARLVLLGTGPERAEALSIAHNLGVDDGVTSLATAKNPEEVLGAADLFLLASEYEGFGQSGLEALACGVPVVATRVGGIPEWLTPEVGRLVEFGDLEGFAQAVVELLTSEKLPAMREAARAYAEAHFHPEVITQQYEALYQAALQGWPYPHDRLSPGRRGGPVGV